The Streptococcus viridans genome includes a window with the following:
- the ccrZ gene encoding cell cycle regulator CcrZ, producing the protein MDSNEKELTLTPIAGKSGKAFMGTYPDGGKVFVKMNTTPILAGLAKEQIAPQLLWSRRLPDGNVMSAQEWLNGEILTPNGMGKKQVVHILTRLHRSRPLMTQLRKLGYTAESPLDLLNSLSSQLPIALRQNNYLQSVLKSLRQTVPAFREDYATIVHGDVRHSNWIETDSGFIYLVDWDSVRLTDRMMDVAHVLSHYIPDSQWQDWLVYYGYKYNETVFGKLYWFGQYSFLCQIVKYYENNDLENVNREIYALRNFRSKYGKEA; encoded by the coding sequence ATGGACTCGAACGAAAAAGAGCTAACGTTGACCCCAATTGCTGGTAAAAGCGGAAAAGCCTTTATGGGGACTTATCCGGATGGGGGGAAAGTATTTGTCAAAATGAATACAACCCCAATATTAGCGGGGCTAGCTAAAGAACAAATTGCTCCACAACTCTTATGGAGCCGACGCTTACCTGACGGAAATGTGATGAGCGCACAAGAATGGTTAAATGGAGAAATTTTAACTCCGAATGGGATGGGGAAAAAGCAAGTGGTTCATATCCTGACTCGTTTGCACCGTTCACGCCCCTTGATGACACAATTGAGAAAGTTGGGCTACACAGCTGAATCGCCATTAGATTTATTGAATTCTTTGAGCAGTCAGTTGCCAATCGCTTTGCGTCAAAACAATTATTTGCAATCTGTATTAAAGAGTTTACGACAGACTGTTCCAGCTTTTCGAGAAGATTATGCAACCATTGTTCACGGAGACGTCCGTCACAGTAACTGGATTGAAACGGACAGTGGATTTATCTATTTGGTTGATTGGGATTCTGTCCGCTTAACAGATCGGATGATGGATGTGGCTCATGTTTTAAGTCACTACATTCCAGACTCTCAGTGGCAGGATTGGTTGGTCTATTACGGCTACAAATACAACGAAACTGTATTTGGTAAATTGTACTGGTTTGGTCAATACTCTTTCCTTTGTCAGATTGTAAAATACTATGAAAACAATGATTTAGAGAATGTGAACCGAGAAATTTATGCCTTGCGTAATTTCCGGTCAAAATATGGGAAGGAAGCATGA
- the trmB gene encoding tRNA (guanosine(46)-N7)-methyltransferase TrmB: protein MRVRNRKGATELLEANPQFVILKPEEAKGKWHEIFGNDHPIHIEVGSGKGAFITGMAKQNPDINYIGIDIQKSVLSYALDKVLEVDVPNIKLLWVDGDSLTNYFEDGEIDQLYLNFSDPWPKKRHEKRRLTYKSFLDTFKQILPEHGEIHFKTDNRGLFEYSLVSFSQYGMTLKGVWLDLHASDFEGNVMTEYEKKFSSKGQVIYRVEAQF from the coding sequence ATGAGAGTTAGAAACCGCAAGGGTGCAACCGAATTATTAGAAGCCAATCCGCAATTTGTCATTTTGAAGCCAGAAGAAGCCAAAGGGAAGTGGCATGAGATTTTTGGAAATGACCATCCTATTCATATTGAAGTAGGAAGCGGTAAAGGAGCCTTTATTACTGGAATGGCCAAACAAAATCCAGACATTAACTATATCGGGATTGATATTCAAAAATCAGTACTAAGCTACGCTTTGGACAAGGTGTTAGAAGTTGACGTTCCCAATATCAAGTTACTTTGGGTAGACGGGGATAGCTTGACCAATTACTTTGAAGACGGTGAGATTGATCAATTGTATCTTAATTTTTCAGATCCTTGGCCCAAGAAACGCCATGAAAAACGTCGTCTAACCTACAAGAGCTTCTTAGATACCTTCAAACAAATTTTACCAGAGCACGGGGAGATTCATTTCAAGACGGACAATCGAGGACTCTTTGAATACAGTTTGGTGAGTTTTTCTCAGTATGGAATGACCTTGAAGGGTGTCTGGCTAGATCTTCATGCTAGTGATTTTGAGGGAAATGTCATGACCGAATATGAAAAGAAATTTTCAAGTAAGGGTCAGGTCATTTATCGAGTTGAGGCACAATTTTAA
- the rimP gene encoding ribosome maturation factor RimP — MRRCCPIATIVELVTEILQPAIQAPFELVDVEYGKMGGDYVLSIFVDKPGGITLNDTADLTEVISPLLDQIQPDPFPEQYFLEVTSPGLERPLKTKDAVEKALGQYIHVSLYKAVDKQKVIEGTLVKFEDDQLTMEYMDKTRKKTIEIPYSLVSKARLAVKL, encoded by the coding sequence GTGAGGAGGTGTTGTCCTATCGCAACAATTGTTGAATTAGTAACAGAAATTCTTCAACCAGCCATCCAAGCTCCATTCGAATTGGTGGATGTTGAATATGGAAAGATGGGAGGAGATTATGTTCTAAGTATCTTTGTTGATAAGCCAGGTGGTATTACCCTAAATGATACGGCAGATTTAACAGAAGTGATTAGTCCTCTGTTGGATCAGATTCAACCAGATCCATTCCCAGAACAGTACTTCCTAGAAGTGACGAGTCCTGGTTTGGAGCGTCCCTTAAAAACTAAAGATGCAGTGGAAAAAGCTCTGGGTCAATATATCCATGTCAGCTTGTACAAGGCAGTTGATAAACAAAAGGTCATTGAAGGAACGCTCGTTAAGTTCGAAGATGACCAATTGACCATGGAATACATGGACAAAACCAGAAAGAAAACCATTGAAATCCCCTATAGTCTTGTATCGAAAGCAAGATTAGCTGTCAAATTATAG
- the nusA gene encoding transcription termination factor NusA, with protein MSKEMLDAFRILEEDKGIKKEDIIEAVTESLRSAYRRRYGQAESAAIEFNEKTGDFRVYTVREVVDEVFDSRLEISLKDALAISSAYELGDKIKFEEAPAEFGRVAAQSAKQTIMEKMRKQTRAITYNTYKEHENEIMSGTVERFDNRFIYVNLGSIEAQLSKQDQIPGEVFQSHDRIEVFVYKVEDNPRGVNVFVSRSHPEMIKRLMEQEIPEVYDGTVEIMSVAREAGDRTKVAVRSHNPNVDAIGTIVGRGGSNIKKITSKFHPARYDQKLDRMVPTEENIDVIEWVPDPAEFIYNAIAPAEVDQVIFDEEDSKHALVVVPDSKLSLAIGRRGQNVRLAAHLTGYRIDIKSASEYEEMEASQEPAFEEVESDLDSVDE; from the coding sequence ATGAGTAAAGAAATGCTTGATGCTTTCCGCATCTTGGAAGAAGACAAAGGAATCAAAAAAGAAGATATCATTGAAGCTGTCACAGAATCGTTGCGTTCGGCTTACCGGAGACGATATGGTCAAGCAGAAAGTGCGGCTATCGAGTTTAATGAAAAGACTGGTGACTTCCGCGTTTATACCGTTCGTGAAGTAGTGGATGAAGTATTTGATAGCCGATTGGAAATTAGCCTGAAAGATGCTCTTGCCATCAGCTCTGCTTATGAATTGGGAGATAAAATCAAGTTTGAAGAAGCTCCTGCTGAGTTTGGCCGTGTCGCAGCGCAATCTGCCAAACAAACCATCATGGAAAAAATGCGTAAGCAAACTCGTGCGATTACCTATAACACTTATAAAGAACATGAAAATGAAATCATGAGTGGAACGGTTGAGCGTTTTGATAATCGCTTTATCTATGTGAATTTAGGGTCTATCGAAGCTCAATTGTCTAAACAAGACCAAATTCCAGGTGAAGTCTTCCAATCTCATGATCGCATCGAAGTCTTTGTCTACAAAGTGGAAGATAATCCTCGTGGGGTGAACGTATTCGTAAGCCGTAGCCATCCAGAAATGATCAAACGTTTGATGGAGCAAGAAATTCCGGAAGTTTACGATGGAACGGTTGAAATCATGAGCGTGGCGCGTGAAGCTGGAGACCGGACCAAGGTGGCGGTTCGTAGCCATAATCCAAACGTAGATGCGATTGGAACCATCGTTGGTCGTGGTGGGTCTAACATCAAAAAGATTACTAGCAAGTTCCACCCAGCTCGTTACGATCAGAAATTGGATCGTATGGTTCCAACAGAAGAAAATATTGATGTCATTGAGTGGGTTCCAGATCCAGCAGAATTTATCTACAATGCCATTGCGCCTGCTGAGGTCGATCAAGTCATCTTTGACGAAGAAGACAGCAAGCATGCCCTTGTGGTAGTGCCGGATAGCAAACTATCTCTTGCTATCGGTCGTCGTGGTCAAAACGTGCGCTTGGCGGCTCACTTAACTGGCTACCGGATTGATATCAAATCAGCTAGTGAGTACGAAGAAATGGAAGCAAGTCAAGAGCCTGCTTTTGAAGAAGTAGAAAGTGATTTGGATTCTGTAGACGAATAG
- the rnpM gene encoding RNase P modulator RnpM, with translation MVKTRKIPLRKSVVSNEVIDKRDLLRIVKNKEGQVFIDPTGKANGRGAYIKLDNEEALQAKKKKVFNRSFSMDVDEAFYDELIAYVDHKVKRRELGLE, from the coding sequence ATGGTAAAGACAAGAAAAATCCCTTTACGCAAGTCTGTTGTTTCAAATGAGGTCATCGATAAACGAGATCTCTTGCGAATCGTAAAAAATAAAGAAGGTCAAGTTTTTATCGATCCGACTGGAAAAGCAAATGGTCGTGGTGCTTATATCAAGCTGGATAACGAAGAAGCACTTCAAGCTAAAAAGAAGAAAGTCTTCAATCGTAGCTTTAGCATGGATGTGGATGAAGCTTTCTACGACGAATTGATTGCTTATGTGGATCATAAGGTGAAAAGAAGAGAGTTAGGCCTTGAATAA
- a CDS encoding YlxQ-related RNA-binding protein has protein sequence MNKQKVSNLLGLAQRAGKIISGEELVIKSVQEGKARLVFLADDAAANLTKKITDKCHYYGVPVLTVFSTLELSTAIGRSRKVVAVTDAGFSKKMRSLME, from the coding sequence TTGAATAAGCAAAAAGTCAGTAATTTATTGGGATTGGCTCAGCGAGCAGGGAAAATCATCTCTGGAGAAGAGTTGGTCATCAAGTCTGTTCAAGAAGGAAAGGCTCGTTTGGTCTTTCTAGCAGATGATGCAGCTGCCAATCTTACCAAAAAAATCACAGATAAATGCCACTATTATGGCGTTCCGGTATTAACCGTGTTTTCAACACTAGAATTAAGCACTGCCATTGGTCGCTCACGTAAGGTGGTAGCCGTGACGGATGCTGGATTTTCAAAGAAAATGAGGTCTCTTATGGAATAG